One part of the Sesamum indicum cultivar Zhongzhi No. 13 linkage group LG14, S_indicum_v1.0, whole genome shotgun sequence genome encodes these proteins:
- the LOC105176910 gene encoding trifunctional UDP-glucose 4,6-dehydratase/UDP-4-keto-6-deoxy-D-glucose 3,5-epimerase/UDP-4-keto-L-rhamnose-reductase RHM1-like yields the protein MTTFTPKNILITGAAGFIASHVANRLIRNYPHYKIVVLDKLDYCSNLKNLIPSKSSPNFKFVKGDIDSADLVNYLLITENIDTIMHFAAQTHVDNSFGNSFEFTKNNIYGTHVLLEACKVTGQIRRFIHVSTDEVYGETDEDAVVGNHEASQLLPTNPYSATKAGAEMLVMAYARSYGLPVITTRGNNVYGPNQFPEKLIPKFILLAMQGKILPIHGDGTNVRSYLYCEDVAEAFEVILHKGEVGHVYNIGTKRERRVIDVAKDICKLFKMDPESSIQFVENRPFNDQRYFLDDEKLKNLGWSERTIWEEGLKKTIEWYTNNPNWWGDVSGALLPHPRMLMMPGGIERHFDGAENYGSGKSEFTGNSNQSKMLVPPSRSSPSPQKPAFKFLIYGRTGWIGGLLGKLCEKQGITYEYGKGRLEDRSQLVADILAIKPTHVFNAAGVTGRPNVDWCESHKTETIRTNVAGTLNLADVCREHGLLMMNFATGCIFEYDAAHPEGSGIGFKEEDKPNFTGSFYSKTKAMVEELLKEYDNVCTLRVRMPISSDLNNPRNFITKISRYNKVVNIPNSMTILDELLPISIEMAKRNLRGIWNFTNPGVVSHNEILEMYKKYIDPDFKWANFTLEEQAKVIVAPRSNNEMDASKLKKEFPELLSIKDSLIKYVFEPNRKAPAK from the exons ATGACGACATTTACGCCCAAGAATATCCTCATTACGGGGGCTGCTGGATTTATTGCTTCTCATGTTGCAAATAGGCTTATCAGAAACTACCCACACTACAAGATTGTTGTGCTCGACAAACTTGATTACTGTTCCAATCTTAAGAACCTCATTCCTTCTAAATCTTCTCCTAACTTCAAGTTTGTCAAGGGAGACATTGACAGTGCCGACCTTGTCAACTACCTTCTCATTACTGAGAACATTGACACTATAATGCACTTTGCAGCACAGACCCACGTTGACAATTCTTTTGGTAACAGTTTTGAGTTTACCAAGAACAACATCTATGGGACCCATGTTCTTTTGGAGGCATGCAAAGTTACTGGGCAGATTAGGAGGTTTATTCATGTTAGCACGGATGAGGTCTATGGAGAGACAGATGAGGATGCTGTAGTAGGAAATCATGAGGCCTCACAACTCCTTCCCACAAATCCTTACTCCGCAACAAAAGCTGGGGCTGAAATGCTTGTTATGGCTTATGCTAGATCTTATGGGTTGCCTGTAATTACCACCCGAGGAAACAATGTTTATGGTCCCAATCAGTTCCCTGAAAAGTTAATTCCCAAGTTCATCCTTTTAGCAATGCAAGGGAAAATTCTCCCAATTCATGGTGATGGTACCAATGTGCGAAGTTACCTTTACTGTGAGGATGTTGCTGAGGCCTTTGAGGTCATTCTTCACAAGGGAGAAGTTGGACATGTTTACAACATTGGGACAAAGAGGGAAAGGAGAGTTATTGATGTTGCCAAAGACATATGCAAACTGTTCAAAATGGATCCTGAATCGAGCATTCAGTTTGTGGAGAACAGACCATTTAATGATCAGAGGTATTTCCTTGATGACGAGAAGCTGAAGAATTTGGGCTGGTCCGAAAGGACCATATGGGAAGAGGGGCTGAAAAAGACCATAGAGTGGTATACCAACAATCCTAACTGGTGGGGCGATGTATCTGGTGCATTGCTTCCTCATCCTAGAATGCTGATGATGCCTGGTGGAATCGAGAGGCATTTTGATGGAGCCGAGAACTATGGATCTGGTAAATCTGAATTCACTGGAAATTCTAATCAGTCCAAAATGTTGGTACCTCCTTCCAGAAGCAGCCCCTCACCACAAAAACCAGCCTTCAAGTTCTTGATTTATGGTAGGACCGGGTGGATTGGTGGTTTGCTTGGAAAATTGTGTGAGAAGCAGGGGATTACCTATGAATATGGAAAGGGTCGTCTTGAGGATCGGTCACAGCTTGTAGCAGACATCCTTGCTATTAAGCCAACACATGTTTTTAATGCAGCTGGTGTAACCGGTAGGCCTAATGTTGATTGGTGTGAGAGTCACAAGACTGAAACAATTCGTACCAATGTTGCCGGTACGCTGAACTTGGCGGATGTATGCAGAGAGCATGGGCTCCTCATGATGAACTTTGCCACCGGGTGCATATTTGAATATGATGCTGCACACCCTGAAGGTTCTGGCATTGGGTTTAAGGAGGAAGACAAGCCCAATTTCACTGGGTCTTTCTACTCAAAGACCAAAGCTATG GTGGAAGAGCTCTTGAAAGAATATGACAATGTTTGCACTCTCAGAGTTCGGATGCCAATATCTTCCGACCTGAACAACCCACGCAACTTTATCACCAAGATTTCAAGGTATAATAAAGTGGTTAACATCCCCAACAGCATGACAATCTTGGATGAGCTTCTTCCGATTTCAATTGAGATGGCCAAGCGAAACCTTAGGGGCATTTGGAACTTCACCAACCCTGGCGTCGTCAGCCACAATGAGATATTGGAGATGTACAAGAAATATATCGACCCAGATTTCAAGTGGGCTAACTTCACTCTTGAAGAGCAAGCAAAGGTCATAGTTGCTCCTAGAAGTAACAATGAAATGGATGCCTCTAAGTTGAAGAAAGAGTTCCCTGAGTTGCTCTCAATCAAGGATTCGCTGATCAAGTACGTATTTGAACCCAACCGCAAAGCCCCTGCTAAGTAA